The following are encoded in a window of Mycolicibacterium tusciae JS617 genomic DNA:
- a CDS encoding VTT domain-containing protein, whose product MPDFLDPMTLLGYFGTWALVGLLVVIFVESGVLFPILPGDSLLFVAGMLAAGTADLAEKGGEPVNFQLWQLLVFIPIAAVLGGQVGYWIGRNLGTAMFKPDAKILKQRYLDEAHAFFEQRGPFAIVIARFVPVVRTLAPLTAGAARMSYPVFTFFNVLGAVVWGVGLTLLGYWLGRFQIIQDLLEPIVIAIVVVSVLPMFIEWYRRRKAAKRAAGETA is encoded by the coding sequence ATGCCGGACTTCCTCGATCCGATGACGTTGCTCGGGTACTTCGGCACCTGGGCGCTGGTGGGCCTGCTGGTGGTGATCTTCGTCGAGTCGGGGGTGCTGTTCCCGATCCTGCCCGGCGACTCGCTGCTGTTCGTGGCGGGCATGCTCGCCGCGGGAACAGCCGACCTGGCCGAGAAGGGCGGCGAGCCGGTCAACTTCCAGCTCTGGCAACTGCTGGTGTTTATCCCGATCGCCGCGGTACTCGGCGGGCAGGTCGGCTACTGGATCGGGCGCAACCTCGGGACGGCGATGTTCAAACCGGACGCCAAGATCCTGAAGCAGCGTTATCTCGACGAAGCCCACGCGTTCTTCGAACAGCGCGGCCCGTTCGCGATCGTCATAGCGCGGTTCGTGCCGGTCGTGCGGACACTGGCGCCGCTCACCGCCGGCGCCGCGCGGATGAGCTATCCGGTGTTCACGTTCTTCAACGTCCTCGGCGCCGTCGTCTGGGGCGTCGGGCTGACACTGCTGGGGTACTGGCTGGGCCGGTTCCAGATCATCCAGGATCTGCTCGAGCCGATCGTGATCGCGATCGTGGTGGTGTCGGTCCTGCCGATGTTCATCGAGTGGTACCGGCGGAGGAAGGCGGCCAAGCGGGCGGCGGGCGAGACCGCCTAA
- a CDS encoding SDR family NAD(P)-dependent oxidoreductase: MNSRANSRALVTGASSGLGEQFSHLFAADGIDLAITSSPRSAARIEELAGVLRTRYGVGVQTISVDLATPGSAAELYGEVVAKGSIDYLVNNAAFGIVGIPLQQYPPGELARMVQVNVASLAELTEACVRDMVARGSGKILNVSSISGYVVPHGVECGYAASKAFVVSFSECLAQDLKGTGVTCTHLAPGPTRTEFFDTAGLSDIRRLEPMMMDAETVARAGYAAMMAGKPACIPGVVNKLMRTTMRFAPSRNFTAWASGLAVRR, translated from the coding sequence ATGAACAGCCGCGCGAACAGTCGTGCACTCGTGACGGGGGCGTCCTCTGGCCTTGGCGAGCAATTCAGCCATCTTTTCGCCGCGGATGGTATTGACCTGGCCATCACATCATCACCACGCAGCGCCGCCCGGATCGAGGAGCTGGCGGGTGTCCTTCGAACTCGTTATGGCGTTGGTGTACAGACGATCTCGGTAGATCTCGCGACACCGGGCTCAGCCGCGGAGCTCTACGGCGAGGTAGTGGCCAAAGGCTCGATCGACTACCTGGTCAACAACGCGGCGTTCGGTATCGTCGGCATTCCGCTCCAGCAGTACCCGCCGGGCGAATTGGCACGGATGGTTCAAGTCAATGTGGCCTCGCTGGCCGAGTTGACGGAAGCCTGTGTGCGAGACATGGTTGCTCGCGGCTCGGGAAAGATCCTGAACGTCAGCTCGATATCGGGCTACGTCGTGCCGCACGGTGTGGAGTGCGGCTATGCGGCATCGAAGGCGTTCGTGGTCAGCTTCTCCGAATGTCTGGCGCAAGATCTCAAGGGCACGGGCGTTACCTGCACCCATCTGGCGCCGGGACCGACGCGAACTGAGTTCTTCGACACCGCGGGCCTTTCTGACATCCGGCGGCTGGAGCCGATGATGATGGACGCCGAAACGGTTGCGCGAGCCGGTTATGCGGCGATGATGGCTGGCAAGCCGGCGTGCATTCCGGGCGTGGTCAACAAGCTGATGCGGACCACGATGCGGTTCGCGCCCTCCCGCAATTTCACGGCGTGGGCGTCAGGTTTGGCCGTGCGTCGCTGA
- the nhaA gene encoding Na+/H+ antiporter NhaA — protein MRFHRDLKAMKPGENAAAALLLLSTLIAIVWANSPWAESYWSLLDTHVGMAFGEHHFDMSVKHLINDGLMTFFFFIVGLEVTREFKIGELTDRSRAAVPVVAAIAGLVVPAVIFLLLNPSGENAQAWGVVISTDTAFLVGALAIIKPKFPGRLRIFLLTLAVVDDVGALIAIAVFYSDAMRVGPLAVSALLLIAIALVRFLPAARGPAYALLGFALWVALYLSGIHPTLAGVALALLIPVFAPERRQVEDAVEVIRAFRQSPNSRYARAATRRLRQSISINERLQVDFGPYVSFLVLPAFALVNAGVRLDAASLSAAARSPLTWGIIAGLVLGKFIGITGATWFMSRTGIGELAPGLRLRRVAGGAALSGIGFTISLFIVDIAISEPARQDQARIGVIAASIIALVLGWAIFHITDLVSPPEPIGLKLIRAIDPERDHLRGNPDAPLTLVEYGDYECPFCGRATGGIDEVRDHFGDDLCYVWRHLPLERVHPRAFDAARAAEAAGFQGKYFEMGRELFDHQDDLEWSDIYRYANAIGLDLEKFDLDIRVHPSKALHRVQDDAQDAEAMDLNSTPTFFVNGKRHKGPWDSASLIRALEQGRR, from the coding sequence ATGCGGTTTCACCGCGACCTCAAGGCGATGAAGCCTGGGGAGAACGCTGCGGCGGCGTTGCTTCTGCTGTCCACCCTCATCGCCATCGTCTGGGCGAATTCGCCCTGGGCGGAGAGCTATTGGAGTCTGCTGGACACCCACGTCGGCATGGCGTTCGGCGAACATCATTTCGACATGTCCGTCAAGCATCTGATCAACGACGGCTTGATGACGTTCTTCTTCTTCATCGTCGGGCTCGAAGTCACGCGCGAGTTCAAGATCGGCGAGCTCACCGACCGGTCGAGGGCCGCGGTACCCGTCGTCGCGGCGATCGCGGGTCTGGTGGTGCCTGCGGTCATCTTCCTGTTGCTGAACCCGTCCGGTGAGAATGCCCAAGCTTGGGGTGTGGTGATTTCCACCGACACCGCCTTCCTGGTCGGGGCGCTGGCCATCATCAAACCGAAATTCCCTGGGCGCCTGCGTATCTTCCTGCTGACGCTGGCTGTCGTCGACGACGTGGGCGCGCTGATCGCGATCGCGGTGTTCTACTCCGACGCGATGCGGGTGGGGCCGCTGGCGGTGTCGGCGCTGCTGCTGATCGCAATCGCACTGGTGCGGTTTCTGCCTGCCGCCCGCGGGCCGGCGTATGCCCTGCTGGGCTTCGCGCTGTGGGTCGCGCTGTATCTGTCGGGTATCCATCCGACGCTCGCCGGGGTAGCGCTGGCACTGCTCATCCCGGTGTTCGCTCCCGAGCGTCGGCAGGTCGAAGACGCGGTCGAGGTGATCCGGGCATTTCGGCAGTCGCCGAACTCGCGATACGCCCGCGCGGCCACCCGCCGTCTGCGCCAATCGATTTCCATCAACGAACGCCTGCAGGTCGATTTCGGGCCGTACGTTTCGTTCTTGGTGTTGCCGGCATTCGCATTGGTTAACGCCGGGGTTCGACTCGACGCGGCGAGCTTGAGCGCGGCGGCGCGCTCACCGCTGACTTGGGGCATCATCGCCGGCCTTGTCCTCGGCAAGTTCATCGGGATCACCGGCGCGACGTGGTTCATGAGCCGAACCGGTATCGGGGAGCTGGCACCGGGGCTTCGGCTGCGCCGGGTCGCAGGCGGCGCGGCGCTTTCCGGGATCGGCTTCACCATTTCACTTTTCATCGTCGACATCGCAATCAGCGAACCCGCCCGGCAAGACCAGGCGCGCATCGGCGTCATCGCGGCGTCAATCATCGCCCTCGTTCTCGGATGGGCGATCTTTCACATCACCGATCTGGTCAGTCCGCCAGAACCCATCGGTCTCAAGCTCATTCGGGCCATCGATCCCGAACGCGATCACCTGCGCGGTAACCCCGATGCCCCGCTCACGCTGGTCGAGTACGGGGACTACGAATGTCCCTTCTGTGGCCGTGCCACCGGCGGAATCGATGAGGTTCGAGACCATTTCGGCGACGACCTTTGCTATGTGTGGCGCCATCTGCCGTTGGAGCGGGTGCATCCACGCGCCTTCGACGCGGCACGCGCCGCCGAGGCCGCAGGTTTCCAGGGCAAGTACTTTGAGATGGGTAGAGAGTTGTTCGATCATCAGGACGATTTGGAGTGGTCCGATATCTACCGCTATGCCAATGCAATCGGGCTGGATCTCGAGAAGTTCGATCTGGACATCCGGGTGCATCCATCCAAGGCGCTGCACCGCGTCCAGGACGATGCCCAGGACGCCGAGGCGATGGATCTGAACTCGACGCCGACGTTCTTCGTCAATGGCAAGCGACACAAGGGACCGTGGGATTCAGCCAGTCTGATCCGCGCACTGGAGCAAGGCCGCCGATGA
- a CDS encoding glycoside hydrolase family 76 protein has translation MDQLWANRAASAEAAIAKRHLKKLWAVPGTQLGVVAWPAARKYRMFGTWHYWWQAHLLDCLVDAQLRDPQPERVEKIARQIRGHRLRNNLRWTNDYYDDMAWLAIALERAGRLAGVERPTALDKLSEQFLNAWVPEDGGGIPWRKQDQFFNAPANGPAAIFLARYDRLRRAQQMSDWLDETLIDPETHLVFDGLKGGSMVRAQYTYCQGVVLGLETELAVRTEDGDHAKRVHRLVAAVRDNMAPEGVIRGAGGGDGGLFNGILARYLALVATDLPRKDDDDEQARDTASKLVLASAEAAWDNRQTVDSLPLFAAFWERTAEIPTAAGKEAEFVEGAVNASEIPERDLSVQLSGWMLMEAAHAVSAT, from the coding sequence ATGGATCAGCTATGGGCCAACCGCGCCGCCAGCGCAGAGGCCGCGATCGCCAAGCGGCATCTGAAAAAGCTGTGGGCAGTGCCGGGAACACAACTGGGGGTCGTCGCCTGGCCGGCAGCGCGCAAATACCGGATGTTCGGAACGTGGCATTACTGGTGGCAGGCCCACCTGTTGGACTGTCTGGTCGACGCGCAACTGCGCGACCCGCAGCCCGAACGTGTGGAGAAAATCGCCCGCCAGATCCGCGGCCACCGACTGCGCAACAACCTGCGGTGGACCAACGACTACTACGACGACATGGCGTGGCTGGCCATTGCCCTGGAACGGGCCGGGCGGCTCGCCGGTGTCGAGCGGCCCACCGCGCTCGACAAGCTGTCCGAGCAGTTCCTCAACGCATGGGTGCCCGAGGACGGCGGCGGCATCCCATGGCGCAAGCAGGACCAGTTCTTCAACGCCCCTGCCAACGGTCCGGCGGCGATCTTCCTGGCGCGTTACGACAGGCTGCGCCGGGCCCAGCAGATGTCGGACTGGCTCGACGAAACACTCATCGATCCGGAGACCCATCTGGTGTTCGACGGGCTCAAGGGCGGCTCCATGGTGCGGGCGCAGTACACCTACTGTCAGGGCGTGGTGCTCGGTCTGGAAACCGAACTCGCGGTGCGCACCGAGGACGGCGACCACGCCAAGCGGGTGCATCGCCTTGTCGCGGCGGTACGCGACAACATGGCTCCCGAGGGCGTCATCAGGGGCGCGGGCGGCGGCGACGGCGGCCTGTTCAACGGAATCCTTGCGCGCTACCTGGCCCTGGTGGCCACCGATCTGCCGCGCAAAGACGACGACGACGAACAGGCCCGCGACACTGCGAGCAAGCTGGTGCTGGCCTCCGCGGAGGCGGCCTGGGATAACCGGCAGACCGTCGACAGTCTGCCGCTGTTCGCCGCGTTCTGGGAGCGCACCGCCGAGATTCCCACTGCTGCGGGCAAGGAGGCCGAATTCGTCGAGGGTGCGGTCAACGCCTCCGAAATACCCGAACGCGATCTGTCCGTGCAGCTTTCGGGCTGGATGCTGATGGAAGCGGCCCACGCGGTATCCGCCACGTGA
- a CDS encoding TrmH family RNA methyltransferase has product MSDAGPTEWGDSPGVGPWQGPIPDDPRYDPALLRDGDTRNVVDAYRYWTRDAIIADIDTRRHPLHVAIENFGNDANIGAVVRTANAFAVDTVHIVGRRRWNRRGAMVTDRYQRLCHHDTTDELLAFAADAKLTVVAVDNVPGAAPLEETSLPRECLLIFGQEGPGITDGARAGATVTVSIAQFGSTRSINAGVAAGIAMHAWIARHGDISAAW; this is encoded by the coding sequence GTGAGTGACGCGGGTCCGACCGAATGGGGCGATAGTCCCGGCGTGGGCCCGTGGCAGGGCCCGATCCCCGACGACCCCCGCTACGACCCCGCACTGCTGCGCGACGGTGATACCCGCAACGTCGTTGACGCATATAGGTATTGGACGCGCGACGCGATCATCGCCGACATCGACACCCGCAGGCATCCGCTGCACGTCGCGATCGAGAATTTCGGCAACGACGCCAACATCGGTGCGGTGGTGCGCACGGCCAATGCGTTCGCGGTGGACACGGTGCACATCGTGGGCCGTCGCCGGTGGAACCGTCGCGGCGCGATGGTCACCGACCGGTACCAACGGCTGTGTCACCACGACACCACCGACGAACTGCTGGCATTCGCGGCCGACGCAAAGCTGACCGTCGTCGCTGTCGACAACGTGCCGGGCGCCGCTCCGTTGGAGGAGACCAGCCTGCCAAGGGAGTGTTTGTTGATCTTCGGTCAGGAGGGCCCGGGCATCACCGACGGTGCCAGGGCGGGTGCCACCGTCACGGTGTCGATCGCCCAGTTCGGCTCGACCCGCAGCATCAATGCCGGAGTCGCCGCCGGCATCGCGATGCACGCCTGGATCGCTCGACATGGGGACATTTCGGCGGCCTGGTAG
- a CDS encoding SDR family NAD(P)-dependent oxidoreductase: MSRPVALITGPTSGLGAGFARRYAVDGHDLVLVARDAKRLEALGAELHDEAGAGVEILVADLAQASDRSKVADRLAAGVRVLVNNAGFGTSGEFWTADLAMLQSQLDVNVTAVMALTHAALPPMLAAGEGTVINVASVAGLLPGRGSTYSASKAWVVAFSEGLANGLGGSGVGVHALCPGFVHTEFHERAGIDMANTPSFLWLEVDDVVRETMAHVGNGAKKNKVVIVPGLQYKALTTGGRMVPRSLVRAVTKVVGRGRDRT, translated from the coding sequence ATGTCACGCCCTGTTGCACTGATCACCGGACCGACGTCCGGGCTGGGCGCGGGATTCGCCCGCAGGTATGCCGTGGACGGCCACGACCTCGTGCTCGTGGCGCGCGACGCCAAGCGGCTCGAGGCATTGGGCGCCGAACTGCATGACGAGGCGGGCGCAGGCGTCGAGATACTCGTCGCCGATCTCGCGCAGGCCTCTGACCGCTCGAAGGTGGCCGACCGGCTCGCCGCCGGGGTGCGGGTTCTGGTGAACAACGCCGGTTTCGGAACCTCCGGTGAGTTCTGGACGGCTGATCTCGCGATGCTGCAGTCCCAGCTGGATGTCAACGTCACTGCGGTCATGGCGCTCACGCACGCGGCGTTGCCGCCGATGCTCGCGGCCGGTGAAGGCACCGTGATCAACGTCGCCAGCGTCGCCGGGCTGTTGCCGGGACGTGGTTCGACCTACTCGGCCTCCAAGGCGTGGGTCGTCGCATTCTCCGAGGGACTGGCCAACGGTCTGGGTGGCAGCGGGGTCGGCGTGCATGCGCTGTGCCCCGGGTTCGTGCACACCGAATTCCATGAAAGAGCGGGCATCGACATGGCGAACACGCCATCGTTTCTCTGGCTGGAGGTGGACGACGTGGTGCGCGAAACGATGGCCCATGTAGGAAACGGCGCCAAGAAGAACAAGGTGGTGATCGTGCCGGGCCTGCAGTACAAGGCACTCACCACCGGTGGTCGCATGGTGCCGCGGAGCCTGGTGCGGGCCGTGACCAAAGTCGTTGGCCGGGGCCGAGATAGAACGTAA
- the ttfA gene encoding trehalose monomycolate transport factor TtfA gives MVPLWFTLSALCFVGAAVLLYVDIDRRRGLGRRRKSWAKSHGFDYEHESSDILERWKRGVMSTVGDINAKNVVLGQIRGEAVFIFDLEDVATVIALHRKVGTNVVVDLRLKGIKEPRENDIWLLGAIGPRMVYSTNLDAARRACDRRMVTFAHTAPDCAEIMWNEQHWTLVSMPVTSTRAQWDEGLRTVRQFNDLLRVLPPTSQATVGQSVARRSGSPSRPIKPGPQRSERSEVPAGRAETPSARYAQAPAHPEQRRPAAPPPPQSRNGRQSPHYQR, from the coding sequence ATGGTCCCGCTCTGGTTCACGCTGTCCGCGCTCTGTTTCGTGGGTGCGGCGGTGCTTCTATATGTCGACATCGATCGGCGACGTGGGCTGGGTCGCCGCCGCAAGTCGTGGGCGAAATCGCACGGTTTCGACTACGAGCACGAGTCGAGCGACATCCTGGAACGCTGGAAGCGCGGCGTGATGTCCACGGTCGGCGATATCAACGCCAAGAATGTCGTGCTCGGGCAGATCCGTGGCGAGGCGGTGTTCATCTTCGACCTCGAGGACGTGGCGACCGTCATCGCGCTGCACCGCAAGGTCGGCACCAACGTCGTCGTCGACCTGCGGCTCAAAGGAATCAAAGAGCCGCGGGAGAACGACATCTGGCTGCTCGGCGCGATCGGTCCACGGATGGTGTACTCCACCAATCTCGACGCGGCTCGGCGTGCCTGCGACCGGCGGATGGTGACGTTCGCTCACACCGCGCCGGACTGCGCGGAGATCATGTGGAACGAACAGCACTGGACGCTGGTGTCGATGCCGGTCACCAGCACGCGGGCGCAATGGGATGAGGGCCTGCGCACAGTGCGTCAGTTCAACGACCTGCTTCGGGTGTTGCCACCGACGTCGCAGGCCACCGTCGGCCAGTCGGTCGCCCGTCGCAGCGGATCGCCGAGCCGTCCGATCAAGCCCGGCCCCCAACGATCCGAGCGCTCCGAGGTGCCGGCAGGCAGGGCTGAGACGCCGTCGGCCCGGTATGCCCAGGCTCCCGCCCATCCCGAGCAGCGGCGCCCCGCGGCGCCCCCGCCGCCGCAGTCGCGCAACGGACGGCAGTCTCCGCACTATCAGCGGTAA